One genomic segment of Halodesulfovibrio sp. MK-HDV includes these proteins:
- a CDS encoding regulatory protein GemA, whose protein sequence is MSRNAELAKIHMGKKQLGLDDETYRVMLSDMFGVTSAAKLNFKQRYRLMRHMEERGAVFASKSQPTAKPTEDFYVIPDDAPHVQQKRYILALWKQLGWKMSGIDTRMKKQFGVESFIWLKDQAALQTITKDLVNRCHARGIDTD, encoded by the coding sequence ATGAGTAGAAATGCAGAACTAGCCAAAATTCATATGGGCAAGAAACAGCTTGGCCTTGATGATGAAACATACCGCGTCATGCTGAGCGACATGTTTGGTGTAACCAGCGCCGCAAAGCTGAATTTTAAGCAGCGGTATAGGTTGATGCGTCACATGGAAGAACGTGGGGCAGTGTTTGCCAGCAAGAGCCAGCCAACTGCCAAGCCCACAGAAGATTTCTATGTTATTCCAGATGATGCACCGCACGTTCAGCAGAAGCGCTACATACTTGCGTTATGGAAGCAACTTGGCTGGAAGATGAGCGGAATAGATACTCGTATGAAAAAGCAGTTCGGTGTTGAAAGCTTCATCTGGCTTAAAGATCAGGCCGCATTGCAGACGATCACTAAGGATTTAGTGAACCGTTGCCATGCTCGCGGAATCGACACCGATTAG
- a CDS encoding helix-turn-helix domain-containing protein — translation MNSKLCRIMAQMMIEGFRPFGGEIAEDVYSKLGCKDASRAYWLHRWPILHCLGCNKRCTPKSTEGFQVPMQFPASQTQNKFSMLPEEMLQAKKFLRVDEAAYCLNISERTVRKLVDDGVLVRHMRLPIRITAESVREEMGRVDW, via the coding sequence ATGAATAGCAAGCTGTGCCGCATAATGGCGCAAATGATGATTGAAGGCTTTCGTCCATTCGGAGGGGAAATAGCAGAGGACGTTTATTCGAAGCTTGGCTGCAAAGATGCCTCCCGTGCCTATTGGCTGCATCGCTGGCCTATCTTGCACTGCCTTGGTTGTAATAAACGCTGTACCCCAAAGAGTACAGAAGGCTTTCAAGTGCCCATGCAGTTTCCGGCATCGCAAACACAAAACAAGTTCTCCATGCTTCCAGAAGAAATGCTACAAGCAAAAAAGTTTCTTAGAGTAGATGAGGCTGCCTATTGTCTGAATATCTCAGAGCGTACCGTCCGTAAGCTTGTAGATGACGGTGTGCTTGTTCGGCATATGCGTTTGCCCATTCGAATAACGGCAGAGAGTGTGCGTGAGGAGATGGGGCGGGTGGATTGGTAA
- a CDS encoding DUF3164 family protein, whose product MDGYMENAQGHFVPVDQVKPVDLARHELVMEKVDKAKAMQEELAALKGEIMNDVEAFVSLSAEQYGVKIGGQKGNVSLVSYDGQYQIKRQISEHLDFDERLQAAKSLIDECLKDWTEGSPGELRAVVNDAFQVDKEGKINVGRILGLRRLQIMDERWRRAMEAISDSIRVTGTKAYFRIYERNANGKMAAIPLDIAAL is encoded by the coding sequence ATGGACGGATACATGGAGAATGCACAAGGGCATTTTGTGCCAGTGGATCAGGTTAAACCAGTCGATTTGGCGCGTCATGAGCTGGTTATGGAAAAGGTAGACAAGGCCAAGGCCATGCAGGAGGAACTCGCGGCACTGAAAGGCGAAATCATGAATGACGTGGAAGCCTTTGTTTCCCTTTCTGCTGAACAGTACGGCGTGAAGATTGGCGGCCAAAAGGGCAATGTGTCTCTTGTTTCCTACGATGGGCAATATCAGATTAAGCGACAGATCAGCGAGCACCTAGATTTTGATGAGCGCCTTCAGGCCGCAAAGTCACTCATTGATGAATGCCTGAAGGATTGGACAGAGGGTAGTCCCGGTGAATTACGTGCCGTGGTGAATGATGCGTTTCAAGTGGATAAAGAAGGCAAGATTAACGTAGGGCGTATTCTTGGTCTGCGTCGTCTTCAGATTATGGACGAGCGGTGGAGGCGTGCAATGGAAGCTATTTCAGATTCTATCCGCGTGACAGGCACAAAGGCATACTTCCGAATCTACGAACGCAACGCAAACGGAAAGATGGCGGCTATTCCGCTGGATATCGCAGCATTGTAA